The proteins below are encoded in one region of Peribacillus muralis:
- a CDS encoding NAD-dependent epimerase/dehydratase family protein produces the protein MKAIVTGGAGFIGSHLVEELILNGAEVHVLDNMISGHIDHVHPDAIIHTEDICSKEAGRTIIKVKPDVVFHLAAQADVARSILDPQYDADVNINGTINMLKACQEASIKKLIFSSTSGVYGNLQKDLISENDPTGPISYYGLSKLSAEAYIRLFHQLYGLEYTILRYGNVYGPRQTAKGEGGVVAVFLEKLKKGLPLSIHGDGEQTRDFIYVKDIVRANIASVNHGNQETIQVSTAQKTSVNQLLSMLTQIHGTAVDTVHSVGRTGDIKHSCLDNKKARQLLNWYPKADIFQGLSETYSYSN, from the coding sequence ATGAAGGCTATCGTGACTGGAGGAGCTGGGTTCATCGGTTCCCATCTCGTTGAAGAACTTATCTTGAATGGTGCCGAGGTACATGTATTGGATAACATGATATCCGGACACATCGATCATGTACATCCCGATGCCATCATCCATACTGAAGATATATGCAGTAAGGAAGCTGGTCGAACGATCATTAAGGTAAAACCTGACGTCGTCTTCCATTTGGCAGCACAGGCAGACGTGGCACGCTCCATCCTTGATCCCCAGTATGATGCTGATGTGAATATCAACGGAACGATCAATATGCTCAAGGCATGTCAGGAGGCTTCTATAAAGAAGCTGATTTTCTCTTCCACTTCAGGGGTTTATGGGAATTTACAAAAAGACTTGATTTCCGAAAATGACCCGACCGGACCGATTTCTTATTATGGTTTATCCAAGTTATCGGCCGAAGCTTATATCCGTTTATTTCATCAGCTTTATGGACTCGAGTATACGATTCTCCGTTATGGTAATGTATATGGTCCGAGACAGACGGCAAAAGGGGAAGGCGGAGTCGTCGCTGTTTTTTTGGAAAAACTAAAAAAAGGGCTGCCTTTAAGTATACACGGTGATGGTGAACAAACCCGGGATTTTATCTATGTGAAGGATATTGTCAGGGCAAATATCGCGTCAGTGAATCATGGAAATCAAGAAACGATCCAAGTCAGTACTGCACAGAAAACATCCGTAAATCAGCTGTTAAGCATGCTGACACAAATTCATGGCACGGCCGTGGATACCGTTCACTCGGTCGGAAGGACGGGGGACATCAAGCATAGTTGCCTCGATAACAAGAAAGCCCGGCAATTGCTGAACTGGTATCCAAAGGCAGATATCTTTCAAGGATTATCCGAAACCTACTCTTACTCAAATTAA
- a CDS encoding glycosyl hydrolase family 18 protein has protein sequence MTIIVVDKGDSLWEIAAENQVTPSRIMEVNGLESTALIPGLALYIPDTAVDNRRYVIKSMDTLSMIARRFGTSAASIIKTNPGIVASSLKVGTEILIPSPYKNQLITLGFAFPTSGGVVFETLEEHGDKLTYLAIVAYSFTREGYAYVDGDDRPLIGKCKQTGVMPLLMLRNFQDGDFDAELAGEVLTSSVSRRNLINSLLTFVREKNYGGVSMDIEFIPPARRAEYVLFLKELKTELNDLTLHVNVHAKTADNLDNRIVGGHDYRGIGEAADLVAVMTIDYGYPTGPPEPISPLWWMIEVVRYALTNIPAYKLQSAFPMYGYDWIVPSHETKALSAQNAQNLAIATGSEISYDTTAASPTYTYWREDKNHVVWFEDIRSISAKYELIDAYELIGATYWQIGLAFPQNWAFMNQKIVTIK, from the coding sequence ATGACGATTATTGTTGTAGATAAAGGGGATAGCCTCTGGGAAATCGCCGCGGAAAATCAAGTGACTCCATCGAGGATAATGGAAGTCAATGGCTTGGAATCAACAGCTTTGATTCCTGGCCTGGCGTTGTATATACCGGATACAGCTGTCGATAATCGAAGATATGTCATAAAAAGCATGGATACGCTCTCTATGATTGCCCGTCGTTTCGGAACGAGTGCTGCGTCGATCATCAAAACCAATCCAGGCATCGTCGCAAGCTCATTAAAGGTAGGTACGGAAATTTTGATACCTTCTCCTTACAAAAACCAATTGATAACGCTTGGGTTTGCTTTTCCCACTTCAGGTGGAGTGGTGTTTGAGACTCTTGAAGAGCATGGTGATAAATTAACTTATTTAGCAATTGTAGCTTATTCCTTTACGAGGGAGGGCTATGCTTACGTTGATGGTGATGATCGACCTTTAATTGGGAAATGCAAACAGACCGGGGTGATGCCGCTATTGATGCTCCGAAATTTCCAGGACGGTGATTTTGATGCTGAGTTGGCGGGGGAAGTCCTCACAAGTTCAGTATCCAGACGGAATTTAATCAATAGCTTGCTTACTTTCGTCAGGGAGAAGAACTATGGTGGAGTCAGTATGGATATCGAATTCATCCCTCCAGCAAGACGTGCCGAATATGTGCTCTTTTTAAAGGAATTAAAGACAGAGTTGAATGATCTCACCTTACATGTGAACGTGCATGCAAAGACGGCGGATAACCTTGACAATCGCATTGTAGGCGGGCATGATTATCGGGGAATTGGTGAGGCGGCGGACCTCGTTGCCGTCATGACGATTGATTATGGGTACCCTACTGGTCCACCGGAACCGATTTCCCCATTGTGGTGGATGATCGAGGTGGTCCGTTATGCTTTGACGAATATACCTGCATATAAATTACAGTCGGCATTCCCGATGTATGGATATGACTGGATCGTACCGAGCCATGAAACGAAAGCCTTATCAGCTCAAAATGCCCAAAATCTTGCGATTGCAACAGGGTCCGAAATCTCTTATGATACGACAGCCGCTTCCCCTACTTATACTTATTGGAGAGAGGATAAAAACCATGTCGTTTGGTTTGAAGATATTCGTTCGATAAGTGCAAAATATGAATTGATTGATGCATATGAACTGATAGGGGCAACATATTGGCAAATCGGTTTGGCGTTTCCGCAGAACTGGGCGTTTATGAATCAAAAAATAGTGACAATAAAATAG
- a CDS encoding dTDP-4-dehydrorhamnose reductase family protein, whose product MKVLVLGGQGMAGHVIKDYFTQDSKYHVTYTTRDPNDKKGLYLDVTDVTSLEEIMEKVKPDITINCIGILNDHASDNTKLAFQVNSVFPHQLVKLTERNNGKLIHISTDCVFSGKKGDYTEEDIPDSSTIYGQSKHLGEIISDKHLTIRTSIIGPELKENGIGLFLWFMKQKGKINGFEKVLWNGVTTLELAKVLDKMIQQKITGLYHLGSDEKISKAALLELLQQTFHKNDVEIMPDSSMHLDRTIKNTRNDFQYNMPTYQKMLDELGEWMGSKSE is encoded by the coding sequence ATGAAGGTACTAGTCCTCGGTGGACAAGGAATGGCAGGCCATGTAATAAAAGACTATTTCACTCAGGACTCGAAATATCATGTAACCTATACGACTCGAGATCCGAATGATAAAAAGGGATTGTACTTGGATGTAACCGACGTGACGAGTCTTGAAGAAATCATGGAAAAGGTAAAACCGGACATTACGATAAATTGCATCGGCATTTTAAATGATCATGCAAGTGATAATACCAAACTTGCTTTTCAAGTTAACAGTGTATTTCCGCATCAGCTTGTTAAGTTGACCGAACGTAATAATGGGAAATTGATCCACATTAGTACGGATTGTGTTTTCTCTGGTAAAAAAGGAGATTATACGGAGGAGGACATTCCCGATAGTTCCACCATATATGGTCAATCAAAGCATTTGGGTGAAATAATTAGTGATAAACATTTGACCATACGAACCTCCATAATAGGACCGGAGTTAAAAGAAAACGGAATTGGTTTATTTCTTTGGTTCATGAAGCAAAAGGGGAAAATCAATGGATTCGAAAAAGTGCTCTGGAATGGTGTGACGACGCTCGAGCTGGCCAAGGTACTGGACAAGATGATTCAACAGAAGATCACAGGATTATATCATCTCGGATCAGATGAAAAAATATCAAAAGCGGCCCTTTTGGAATTGTTACAGCAAACCTTTCATAAAAACGATGTCGAAATCATGCCTGATTCATCCATGCATTTGGATCGAACGATAAAAAATACAAGAAATGATTTTCAATACAACATGCCTACTTACCAAAAGATGTTAGATGAATTGGGAGAATGGATGGGAAGTAAATCAGAATAA
- a CDS encoding (S)-benzoin forming benzil reductase: MKTFIITGASKGLGSAIAKQCLRTGDRCILISRTIDPAFEVLASSSDSKLSFIPTDLKETEKLSSLVKGILTEVDEKSDLYFINNAGIIDPIKPIGNLGQECLESSMKVNFMAPIVLTDEFIKQTSDSDRKKVVVNISSGAAKNPYHGWAAYCSTKAGLEMFTRVAGLEQDKVPFPVCLISFSPGVMDTEMQGTIRSADEHDFVDRDKFQDYKEKGMLRSPELVASTLLQLLEGEDLENGKFYDIKDLL; encoded by the coding sequence GTGAAGACTTTTATCATAACAGGGGCATCGAAAGGACTAGGGTCAGCGATTGCGAAACAATGTTTGCGGACCGGTGATCGGTGCATATTGATATCTCGAACAATCGATCCTGCGTTCGAAGTGCTCGCTAGCAGCTCCGACTCCAAACTTTCCTTCATTCCAACGGACTTAAAGGAAACGGAAAAGCTAAGTTCGTTAGTCAAGGGAATTCTCACTGAAGTCGATGAGAAAAGTGATTTATATTTCATTAATAATGCTGGTATCATTGACCCGATCAAACCGATTGGAAACCTTGGTCAAGAATGCCTTGAATCCAGCATGAAGGTGAATTTCATGGCACCCATCGTATTGACTGATGAATTCATTAAACAAACGAGTGATTCGGACAGAAAAAAGGTAGTGGTCAACATTTCATCAGGAGCCGCAAAGAATCCTTACCATGGCTGGGCTGCCTATTGCAGTACGAAGGCCGGGCTGGAAATGTTCACAAGGGTGGCAGGTTTGGAACAGGACAAAGTACCTTTTCCTGTGTGCCTCATTTCTTTTTCACCTGGTGTAATGGATACGGAGATGCAAGGGACGATCCGTTCAGCAGACGAGCATGACTTTGTCGATCGGGACAAATTTCAAGACTATAAGGAAAAGGGTATGCTAAGGAGCCCTGAGTTAGTAGCTTCGACATTATTGCAGCTACTTGAAGGGGAAGACTTGGAGAATGGGAAGTTCTACGATATTAAAGATTTGCTTTGA
- a CDS encoding ABC transporter ATP-binding protein, whose translation MIRRFASYYLPHKRLFIIDFFSAVVVAVLELAFPLAVQWFIDTLLPGDNWSAIVSVSAGLLLIYIISTFLQFIVGYWGHKLGINIETDMREELFQHVQKQSFRFFDNTKTGHIMSRITNDLFDIGELAHHGPEDLFIAFMTFVGAFWIMLTINVKLALVSVCILPLLVLLIVISNLKMNKAWKQMYTEVADVNARVEDSVSGVRVVQSFTNEKYEMDRFSTNNRKFRKAKLVGYKVMSFSLSGIYMMTRFMTLAVLVVGAWLTYHGQLSNGELVAFVLYVNVLFKPVDKISALMELYPKGMAGFKRFTELLDVAPDVVDKSDAIAVNSLLGDIAFKQVSFNYDDKKPVLKGIDLTIKAGETVAFVGPSGAGKTTICSLIPRFYDVNAGSITIDGIDIREMTKKSLRSQIGIVQQDVFLFTGTLKENIAYGMLDATDDQIHEAARKAHLESFIGGLPDGYETQIGERGLKLSGGQKQRIAIARMFLKNPPILILDEATSALDTETERIIQKALTELAENRTTLIIAHRLATIRNADKIVVVTEEGIAEEGRHDDLLEQGGIFANLHQLQFQK comes from the coding sequence ATGATTCGACGTTTTGCTTCATATTATCTGCCGCATAAGCGGTTATTCATTATCGACTTTTTCAGTGCAGTCGTTGTTGCTGTACTCGAACTTGCTTTTCCTCTCGCGGTTCAGTGGTTTATAGATACACTGCTGCCTGGCGATAATTGGTCGGCAATTGTTTCTGTCAGTGCAGGTTTATTGCTGATTTATATCATTAGTACCTTCCTGCAATTCATTGTAGGGTATTGGGGGCACAAACTAGGCATCAATATTGAAACGGATATGCGTGAGGAATTATTCCAACATGTGCAAAAGCAGTCTTTTCGCTTTTTTGACAACACGAAAACCGGCCATATCATGAGCCGTATAACCAATGACCTGTTCGATATAGGGGAACTCGCTCACCACGGACCCGAAGATTTATTCATCGCTTTCATGACTTTTGTCGGCGCTTTCTGGATCATGCTGACCATCAATGTGAAGCTGGCACTCGTATCTGTTTGTATATTGCCTCTCCTCGTATTATTAATTGTCATAAGCAATTTAAAGATGAATAAAGCGTGGAAGCAAATGTATACTGAGGTTGCCGATGTCAATGCCCGCGTCGAGGATAGCGTCTCGGGAGTGAGGGTCGTCCAATCCTTCACGAACGAAAAATACGAAATGGACAGGTTTTCAACGAATAATCGCAAGTTCCGCAAAGCGAAGCTCGTAGGATATAAAGTGATGTCGTTCAGCTTATCAGGCATTTACATGATGACGAGATTCATGACCTTGGCCGTATTGGTGGTTGGAGCATGGTTAACTTATCACGGTCAGCTCTCTAACGGGGAATTAGTGGCATTCGTATTATATGTTAACGTCTTATTCAAGCCGGTCGACAAGATCAGTGCATTAATGGAGCTTTATCCAAAAGGGATGGCAGGATTCAAGCGATTTACCGAACTGCTTGATGTCGCTCCTGATGTAGTGGACAAAAGTGATGCAATTGCGGTCAATTCCCTTTTGGGAGATATTGCTTTTAAACAGGTATCTTTTAATTATGATGACAAAAAGCCTGTTTTAAAAGGTATCGACTTAACGATTAAAGCTGGTGAAACCGTCGCTTTTGTGGGACCATCAGGAGCAGGGAAAACGACGATATGTTCATTGATCCCCCGCTTTTACGATGTGAATGCCGGCTCGATAACCATTGATGGCATCGATATCCGGGAAATGACGAAAAAGTCGTTGCGCTCCCAAATTGGGATTGTCCAGCAGGATGTGTTCCTTTTTACAGGCACACTAAAGGAAAATATCGCATATGGAATGCTTGATGCAACGGATGACCAAATTCATGAGGCTGCCCGTAAAGCCCATTTAGAGTCCTTCATTGGCGGACTTCCAGATGGTTATGAGACGCAAATTGGGGAGCGGGGCCTGAAGCTATCGGGAGGACAAAAACAAAGAATAGCGATAGCAAGGATGTTCTTGAAAAATCCGCCCATATTGATTCTTGATGAAGCAACCTCCGCACTTGATACCGAGACGGAAAGGATCATTCAGAAGGCCCTTACGGAACTTGCCGAAAACAGGACGACATTGATCATTGCGCACCGATTGGCCACCATTCGGAACGCTGACAAAATTGTTGTGGTTACCGAAGAGGGTATTGCCGAAGAAGGCCGTCACGATGACTTGCTTGAGCAAGGCGGCATTTTTGCCAATCTTCATCAATTACAATTTCAAAAATGA
- a CDS encoding polysaccharide biosynthesis protein, whose translation MIKNRKILVTGGTGSWGYELVRQLLDFEPSEIRIFSRNESNQFTMKQEFDNNPKLQFIIGDVKEKEALVEACQGVDYIFHLAALKHVPVCEDQPIEALKTNVIGTQNVIEAAISCNVHSVVNISTDKASNPSNFYGLSKAMAERLIIHANTLNTKTRFVCIRGGNVLGTNGSVIHVFKKQIKEKGKIGITDLNMTRFFLTIQEAIKLVFKATFESIGGEIFVMKMPSCKIIDLAEVLIEASKKEDVEVEVLGIRPGEKLHEILLSEYESTTAIAYDDEYYVILPAIHIKGIKEHYAQYQPVSLEDYNSATGLIDKTKIKGMLEKGGFI comes from the coding sequence TTGATTAAGAATCGAAAAATATTGGTAACAGGCGGTACAGGCTCGTGGGGATATGAACTGGTTCGGCAATTATTGGATTTCGAACCAAGTGAAATCCGGATTTTCTCCAGAAATGAATCCAATCAATTCACGATGAAACAGGAGTTTGATAATAATCCGAAGCTGCAATTCATCATTGGTGATGTAAAAGAAAAGGAAGCATTAGTGGAGGCGTGCCAAGGCGTTGATTATATTTTCCATTTAGCCGCTTTAAAGCATGTTCCAGTATGTGAAGATCAACCGATCGAAGCCTTAAAAACGAACGTGATTGGAACACAGAATGTAATAGAAGCAGCCATTAGCTGTAATGTGCACTCCGTCGTGAATATTTCTACGGACAAAGCATCGAATCCATCCAATTTCTATGGACTTTCAAAAGCTATGGCGGAAAGGTTGATCATCCATGCGAATACATTAAACACGAAAACCAGATTCGTATGCATCCGAGGCGGAAACGTTTTAGGAACGAATGGTAGCGTCATTCATGTTTTCAAAAAGCAAATAAAAGAAAAAGGGAAAATTGGTATAACCGACTTGAATATGACCAGGTTCTTTTTAACCATTCAAGAAGCGATAAAATTAGTATTCAAAGCGACTTTCGAAAGTATCGGCGGAGAAATATTCGTGATGAAAATGCCTTCCTGTAAAATTATCGATCTCGCTGAAGTGTTGATTGAAGCATCGAAAAAGGAAGACGTCGAAGTAGAGGTCCTCGGTATACGTCCGGGTGAAAAGCTCCATGAAATCCTGCTTTCGGAATATGAAAGCACGACGGCAATTGCTTATGATGATGAATATTATGTAATCCTTCCAGCGATCCACATTAAAGGGATAAAGGAGCATTACGCCCAATACCAGCCTGTTAGCTTGGAAGATTATAATTCTGCCACGGGCTTGATCGATAAAACGAAGATTAAGGGAATGTTAGAGAAAGGGGGCTTCATTTAA
- a CDS encoding glycosyltransferase family 4 protein yields the protein MKILLATFWVTPHVGGVWNYMQQLKDKLEALGHEVDFLSYGENHEYVHIINENRRIDMNDLLSEEILQYMKQHNSPTHPDPIIHYYETRCDFFQLAADYLGLDKYDVIHTQDIFSTVCINRVRSKKTVHVATLHGCVAHELRSAYYSSKTNKQDIANLGREHFDRLEYDGATSADHTIVANEWMRDILTDEFHVPKEQLSVFHYGYDTEAFLKRVDEKTEIERPADKKVLIYTGRLSEFKGVHHLLGALSQLKKRRTDWVCWIVGDGPMEIELKNIRKALGLEDDVVFLGRRNDIPYLLSISDIFVLPTLMENQPLSVIEAQISGMAVIASDVGGIPEIIEHGITGVLSPVGDEQMLSIHIEYLLEHESYRKNLGVNAKTWGMNHWSADIAVQKVLGVYQHSLDKSRQK from the coding sequence ATGAAAATATTACTTGCCACTTTTTGGGTCACACCACATGTAGGCGGTGTTTGGAACTATATGCAGCAATTGAAGGATAAGCTTGAAGCATTAGGACATGAAGTCGACTTTCTAAGCTATGGTGAAAATCATGAATATGTTCACATTATCAACGAAAATCGAAGGATAGATATGAATGATTTGCTTTCCGAAGAGATTTTGCAATACATGAAACAGCATAATTCCCCCACTCATCCGGATCCAATCATCCACTATTATGAAACTCGGTGTGATTTTTTTCAGTTAGCTGCCGATTATTTAGGTCTGGATAAATATGATGTCATTCATACGCAAGATATTTTTTCAACCGTCTGCATTAACCGAGTCAGGTCGAAAAAAACTGTACATGTCGCTACTCTTCATGGTTGTGTTGCCCACGAACTTAGAAGTGCTTACTATAGCTCCAAAACTAACAAACAAGACATTGCCAACCTTGGCCGAGAACATTTTGACCGACTGGAATATGATGGGGCGACATCAGCTGACCATACGATAGTGGCAAATGAATGGATGAGGGATATTTTAACCGATGAATTTCACGTTCCGAAAGAACAGCTAAGTGTTTTTCATTATGGATATGATACCGAGGCCTTCCTGAAGCGAGTCGATGAAAAAACCGAAATCGAACGACCGGCAGATAAAAAAGTGCTGATATATACAGGCAGGCTTAGTGAGTTCAAAGGTGTACATCATTTGTTAGGCGCACTATCTCAATTAAAAAAGCGGAGAACCGATTGGGTTTGCTGGATTGTGGGGGACGGCCCCATGGAAATCGAGTTGAAAAATATTAGGAAAGCCCTTGGTTTGGAAGATGATGTGGTCTTTTTAGGAAGACGGAATGATATTCCTTATTTATTATCCATTTCGGATATCTTCGTACTTCCAACATTGATGGAAAACCAACCGCTGTCGGTAATAGAAGCTCAGATCTCCGGAATGGCTGTCATTGCCAGTGATGTTGGAGGAATTCCTGAAATCATTGAACATGGAATCACTGGGGTTTTATCTCCTGTCGGGGATGAGCAGATGCTGTCTATCCATATCGAATATTTATTGGAACATGAATCTTATCGGAAAAACCTTGGGGTGAATGCCAAGACTTGGGGAATGAATCATTGGTCCGCCGATATAGCCGTACAAAAAGTACTTGGTGTATATCAACATTCACTAGACAAAAGTCGACAGAAATAA
- the wecB gene encoding non-hydrolyzing UDP-N-acetylglucosamine 2-epimerase translates to MKVMTILGTRPEIIRLSLIIKKLDQYADSHILVHTGQNFTSSLSDIFFQQLQVRKPDYVLLNQQKTLGEQLAAIFKDLETILLNEKPDKVLVLGDTNSGLSSILAERLGIPVIHMEAGNRCFDLEVPEEKNRRIIDAVSSLNLPYTPQSKENLLNEGIPSKRIYLSGNPIHEVLDHFDNEIEQSVILDKINLEKEDYFLVTIHRAENVDYEDRLFEIMKGINLVAETYQKRVICSLHPRTKSRIERSPQLDVHPLIEFHEPFGFFDFVKLEKNAYCVLTDSGTVQEECCLFHVPAVTIRKTTERPETIESGSNMLSGINAKQIINCVNIMVNQQKDWSFPEGYDHKNVSDKVLKIILGGHEID, encoded by the coding sequence GTGAAAGTAATGACCATTTTAGGGACGCGTCCTGAAATCATCAGATTAAGTCTCATAATCAAGAAATTGGATCAGTATGCCGATTCACATATTCTCGTACACACTGGACAGAATTTCACCTCATCCTTAAGTGATATATTCTTCCAACAGCTTCAGGTAAGGAAGCCTGATTATGTCTTGCTGAATCAACAGAAAACCCTCGGCGAGCAGTTAGCTGCCATCTTTAAGGATTTGGAAACCATCCTATTGAATGAAAAGCCAGATAAAGTATTAGTTTTGGGGGATACGAACTCCGGGCTCAGCTCCATTCTAGCAGAAAGATTGGGCATACCGGTCATTCATATGGAAGCAGGAAACCGTTGCTTCGACCTTGAAGTGCCAGAAGAGAAAAACCGGCGGATCATTGATGCCGTTTCGAGCTTGAATTTACCGTACACACCTCAAAGTAAGGAGAATCTGCTCAATGAAGGGATTCCGAGTAAAAGGATCTATTTATCGGGAAATCCAATACATGAGGTCTTGGACCACTTCGATAATGAAATTGAGCAAAGCGTTATTTTGGACAAAATCAATTTGGAAAAAGAGGATTATTTCCTCGTTACGATCCATCGTGCCGAAAATGTCGATTATGAAGACCGTTTGTTCGAAATCATGAAAGGCATTAATTTAGTTGCCGAAACGTATCAAAAAAGAGTCATTTGCAGCTTACATCCCCGGACAAAATCCCGTATAGAACGCAGTCCCCAATTAGATGTACATCCGCTAATAGAATTTCATGAGCCTTTCGGCTTCTTCGACTTCGTGAAACTTGAAAAAAATGCCTATTGTGTACTGACTGACAGCGGTACCGTTCAAGAGGAATGCTGTTTATTCCATGTTCCTGCCGTTACCATCCGGAAAACGACTGAAAGGCCTGAAACGATTGAATCAGGCAGCAATATGTTGTCAGGAATAAATGCTAAACAAATCATCAATTGTGTGAATATTATGGTTAACCAACAAAAAGACTGGTCATTTCCAGAAGGGTACGACCATAAAAACGTATCAGATAAAGTCCTAAAAATTATACTGGGAGGCCATGAAATTGATTAA
- a CDS encoding MFS transporter translates to MKNSSFRFLWVGQAFANLGDIFYVVGLISLIYAMTGSAFYLSLLPFTTTIFRFISSLLAPLVIDRFPLKRILVQSQCGKTILLMILGFSLHFSDGSALVVLCFIASISLLDGVAAPVSAALVPQLVPPKERMKANGFLNVLTQTIFVAGWPIGSVLLINTNSQFIIWFTVFLFAVSTGFAMKIKVQDEMTTINTHPSSWDSVTSGWLTIRQLPTIRTLISLDFITSLASSVWVAAVIYVYVEQNLQLGEEWWGYINTSYFVGMIISGLIVIRFSRFIEKHTRSFIIIGLLLNSLLILFFGSTTMPALALLFACLYGLPEQIREVIYTKLFQDYASEKTLAKIYAVWGAVINLTFAGSVLLLGYITETFSVRTTFQFSSTLVFLAFLYAIVKRKELCSKESQSSITSEKEPF, encoded by the coding sequence ATGAAAAATTCATCATTTCGCTTCCTATGGGTCGGGCAAGCATTTGCCAATCTCGGTGATATATTTTATGTAGTCGGTTTGATTTCACTTATATATGCCATGACGGGATCGGCCTTTTATTTAAGTTTGCTTCCATTCACCACGACGATTTTCCGGTTTATCAGCAGCTTACTTGCCCCACTCGTTATTGACAGGTTTCCATTAAAAAGGATCCTAGTCCAATCACAATGTGGGAAGACAATCTTGCTCATGATTTTGGGGTTCTCCCTTCATTTCAGTGACGGTTCTGCCCTTGTCGTCCTTTGCTTCATTGCATCGATCTCATTATTGGATGGAGTCGCTGCCCCAGTGAGCGCAGCTTTGGTTCCTCAACTGGTCCCGCCCAAAGAACGGATGAAGGCTAATGGTTTCTTGAATGTACTCACCCAGACCATCTTTGTCGCAGGGTGGCCGATTGGTTCCGTGTTATTAATCAATACGAACAGCCAATTCATCATTTGGTTTACGGTCTTCTTATTTGCCGTATCAACTGGCTTTGCTATGAAAATAAAAGTTCAAGATGAAATGACAACAATCAATACCCATCCATCCAGCTGGGATTCCGTTACATCCGGATGGTTGACGATTCGCCAACTCCCAACCATCCGCACACTCATTTCGCTCGATTTCATCACATCTTTAGCATCCAGCGTGTGGGTGGCTGCCGTGATATATGTATATGTTGAACAGAACTTGCAATTAGGTGAAGAATGGTGGGGCTACATTAACACAAGCTACTTCGTCGGCATGATCATCAGTGGATTGATCGTCATCCGTTTTTCCAGATTCATTGAAAAACATACCCGCTCCTTCATCATCATCGGGCTTTTACTGAATTCCTTGCTGATCCTCTTTTTCGGATCGACAACGATGCCAGCATTGGCATTGCTGTTTGCATGTCTCTACGGGCTCCCAGAACAAATTCGCGAGGTAATTTACACCAAGCTGTTCCAAGATTACGCATCTGAAAAGACCTTAGCCAAAATATATGCCGTTTGGGGAGCGGTAATCAACCTTACATTTGCCGGCTCTGTCTTGTTATTGGGATATATAACGGAAACCTTTAGTGTCCGAACGACGTTTCAATTTTCTTCCACACTGGTGTTTCTAGCCTTTCTATATGCAATTGTAAAAAGAAAGGAGCTGTGCAGTAAAGAGTCTCAAAGCAGCATCACATCGGAAAAGGAGCCTTTTTGA